A genomic region of Fusarium falciforme chromosome 4, complete sequence contains the following coding sequences:
- a CDS encoding RRM domain-containing protein produces the protein MADKMDRGLDEIIAETRSNRPRNQRGQGRRREPRQDYPRDGVRKVDLSSLSSSSDASSTSTTLLATRPSVLGAFSIPPTYSPSETNRETSTGNSSHTSYPVQLLIGDSEWVHDRYEENNGRRGPAPRRRRESPDQESRGSKLRVDNIHYDLTEDDLDELFRRIGPVVRLQLRYDRAGRSEGTAYVTYEQKEDAQEAVRQFDGANANGQPIRLTLLPSGPARNPFDTAVMPSRPLAERISAPGDRARSHSPHRRYDEDEAARKGIDRYVPGQGGDRRSPMPRRRGQGGRRPGARREGGGREGGRDQEGGRGGRGNPRTKKTQEELDAEMADYFGGGNAQTTEPSNGTEAAPAQAQAQAPAAAVDDIDMIE, from the exons ATGGCTGATAAGATGGACCGTGGCCTTGACGAGATCATCGCCGAAACT CGCAGCAATCGGCCTCGCAACCAACGCGGCCAGGGTCGCCGGCGTGAGCCGCGCCAGGATTACCCTCGCGACGGCGTCAGAAAG GTTGATCTATCCTCCCTCTCATCCTCCAGTGAtgcctcctcgacctctACAACCCTCCTCGCAACTCGTCCTTCGGTGCTCGGAGCTTTT AGCATCCCTCCCACATACAGTCCTTCCGAGACGAATCGCGAAACCTCGACAGGTAACAGCAGTCACACCTCTTATCCCGTCCAGTTGCTGATTGGAGATAGTGAATGGGTCCATGACCGATACGAAGAGAACA ACGGTCGCAGAGGACCCGCTCCACGCCGACGCCGCGAGTCTCCTGACCA GGAGTCCAGAGGCTCAAAACTGAGAGTCGACAACATCCACTATGACCTCACCGAGGATGACCTCGAT GAGCTCTTCCGCAGAATTGGCCCTGTTGTTCGACTTCAATTGCGATATGACCGCGCCGGACGATCTGAGGGAACAGCCTACGTGACCTACGAGCAGAAAGAAGACGCTCAAGAGGCCGTCCGACAGTTTGATGGCGCCAATGCCAACG GACAACCTATTCGATTGACACTTCTTCCCAGTGGCCCTGCAAGAAACCCCTTCGATACAGCTGTCATGCCCAGTCGCCCCTTGGCAGAGCGCATTTCAGCCCCAGGAGACAGGGCACGATCTCATTCACCACACCGCCGgtacgacgaggacgaagcaGCTCGCAAGGGAATTGATAGATATGTTCCTGGGCAAGGAGGTGATCGGAGGAGCCCAATGCCCCGGAGGCGCGGCCAGGGTGGTCGTCGTCCCGGAGCTCGTAGAGAGGGTGGTGgcagagaaggaggaagggATCAGGAGGGAGGCCGTGGTGGGCGAGGTAACCCTCGCACCAAGAAGACGCAGGAAGAATTGGATGCGGAAATGGCGGACTACTTTGGCGGAGGCAACGCGCAAACCACGGAGCCATCCAACGGAACCGAGGCAGCCCCTgcccaggctcaggctcaagCTCCAGCCGCTGCAGTCGACGATATCGACATGATTGAGTAA
- a CDS encoding Glycosyltransferase family 62 produces MARPMGSVRLKKGNPSTLALGVILCIFIIVFLVSPSGKSVTAKRFESVTAEHHLSPPTSPYRKSKSRSGVPFKPPPVAHYNLNNVTITTSPIENRENVLILTPMARFYPEYWENLLRLSYPHELITLGFILPKTKEGNQATTDLQEFVHKTQKHGREKDKFKSIIILRQDFEPAIVSQDESERHKLANQKARREVMAKARNSLLFTTLGPDTSWVLWLDSDIVETPTSLIQDLAAFDKPLIVPNCFQRYYDEEHKQMAERPYDFNSWQDSETALALAAKMGPDEILLEGYAEMATYRMLMAYLATDGGDPKMVIPLDGVGGTALLVKADVHRDGAMFPPFPFYHLIETEGFAKMAKRLGWQPYGLPNYKVYHYNE; encoded by the exons ATGGCTCGCCCCATGGGGTCGGTCCGCCTCAAGAAGGGGAATCCTTCGaccctcgccctcggtgTCATCCTctgcatcttcatcatcgtcttcctcgtctcgCCCTCGGGCAAGTCCGTCACAGCCAAGCGATTCGAGTCGGTAACCGCAGAGCATCATCTGTCGCCCCCCACGTCTCCGTACCGAAAGTCAAAATCGCGATCTGGCGTCCCATTCAAGCCACCACCCGTCGCGCATTACAACCTTAACAATGTCACCATTACCACTTCGCCCATCGAGAACCGAGAGAATGTCCTGATTCTCACCCCTATGGCCCGCTTCTACCCCGAGTACTGGGAGAACCTGTTGAGGCTGAGCTACCCGCACGAGCTCATCACTCTGGGCTTCATCCtgcccaagaccaaggagggTAACCAGGCCACAACTGACCTGCAGGAGTTCGTGCACAAGACCCAGAAGCACGGCCGTGAAAAGGACAAGTTCAAGAGCATCATTATCCTGCGACAAGATTTTGAGCCCGCCATTGTCTCTCAGGATGAGAGCGAGCGACATAAGCTGGCAAACCAAAAGGCCCGTCGCGAGGTCATGGCCAAGGCCCGGAACTCTCTGCTCTTCACCACCCTTGGACCGGATACCTCTTGGGTTCTGTGGCTGGACTCTGACATTGTCGAGACACCGACCTCGCTGATCCAGGATCTCGCCGCCTTTGACAAGCCATTGATTGTCCCCAACTGCTTCCAGCGATATTACGATGAGGAGCACAAGCAAATGGCTGAGCGACCATACGACTTCAACAGCTGGCAGGACAGCGAGACTGCGCTTGCACTCGCCGCGAAGATGGGTCCTGATGAGATTCTCCTCGAGGGATACGCCGAGATGGCGACTTATCGCATGTTGATGGCGTACTTGGCGACTGATGGAGGAGACCCGAAGATGGTGATTCCTCTCGATGGAGTTGGAGGCACCGCTCTCCTGGTCAAGGCGGACGTCCACCGCGACGGCGCCATGTTCCCCCCTTTCCCCTTTTACCACCTCATCGAGACTGAGGGATTCGCCAAGATGGCGAAGCGATTAGGCTGGCAACCATACGGTCTCCCCAACTACAAG GTTTACCACTATAATGAGTAA